A stretch of the Papaver somniferum cultivar HN1 chromosome 6, ASM357369v1, whole genome shotgun sequence genome encodes the following:
- the LOC113286009 gene encoding DNA damage-repair/toleration protein DRT100-like, with protein sequence MAFIANVKISFFLVLICFVTFSSLHTTTEACHTTDRVALLDFKSKISEDPYGLLQTWNQSTDCCTKWEGIGCDSNGRVVRLVRTGGYFRYQGDFEFMIGTISPSLSELEFLSWLNLGGHKHLTGTIPPELGKLSHLTTLYLYDNKLEGSIPASFQNLHKLKFLQLNDNLLSGTVPANLFQHMSSLSQLDLSKNQLSGRIPSSIGKLVSLQTLDFKQNKFSGSIPTAIGFLKKLSYLTLSNNQISGCIPSSISELKSLNVVYLSNNKLTGIPAFLSNTAPLEVLMLDNNMLTGNLPDSLGNLTKLITLSVKNNRLTGKIPSI encoded by the coding sequence ATGGCATTCATAGCCAACGTAAAAATCAGCTTCTTTCTTGTCTTAATCTGTTTTGTAACCTTTTCTTCTTTGCATACAACAACAGAAGCGTGTCATACAACTGATAGAGTAGCTCTGCTTGATTTCAAGAGTAAAATCAGTGAAGATCCTTATGGACTATTACAAACGTGGAATCAATCCACTGATTGTTGTACCAAATGGGAAGGTATCGGTTGTGATTCCAACGGTCGTGTGGTGCGTCTTGTACGCACTGGCGGATATTTCCGATATCAAGGCGACTTTGAGTTCATGATCGGAACTATTTCTCCCTCATTAAGTGAACTCGAGTTTCTCAGCTGGTTAAACCTTGGTGGCCACAAGCATTTAACCGGAACGATCCCCCCGGAGCTTGGGAAGTTATCACACCTTACTACTCTATACCTCTATGACAACAAACTAGAGGGTTCAATTCCGGCATCATTTCAAAATCTTCACAAACTCAAATTTCTGCAACTCAACGATAATCTTCTATCAGGTACAGTTCCCGCAAATTTATTTCAACATATGTCTTCTCTTTCGCAGcttgatttatccaaaaatcagttATCTGGCAGAATTCCATCATCAATTGGTAAACTAGTTTCACTGCAGACTCTAGATTTCAAGCAAAACAAGTTCTCAGGCAGTATACCAACTGCAATCGGTTTCCTGAAGAAATTGAGTTATTTAACCTTATCGAACAACCAGATTTCCGGTTGCATTCCAAGTTCAATTTCCGAACTAAAATCTCTTAACGTTGTTTACTTATCAAATAACAAACTTACCGGTATCCCGGCATTTCTGAGTAATACCGCGCCGCTTGAGGTTTTGATGCTTGATAACAACATGTTAACAGGCAATTTACCTGACAGTCTTGGTAATCTTACAAAACTTATTACTTTATCTGTAAAAAACAACCGtcttacaggtaagattccttcaatTTAA